From Homalodisca vitripennis isolate AUS2020 chromosome 1, UT_GWSS_2.1, whole genome shotgun sequence, the proteins below share one genomic window:
- the LOC124365104 gene encoding UPF0691 protein C9orf116 produces the protein MECAPAPRSDHPVDKVKTSDFYRTCKLPKRFDYPQIFTNYGCHKRPAAHPFYVTTSSDYGFYPPSHHTVPTCFYPRNQAFSGALAKAGMYRNFSLNV, from the exons ATGGAATGTGCTCCAGCCCCCAGATCAGATCATCCTGTGGACAAAGTCAAAACCTCTGATTTCTACAGGACTTGTAAACTCCCCAAGAGATTTGACTATCCAC AAATATTCACCAACTACGGGTGCCACAAGCGTCCCGCCGCCCACCCGTTCTATGTGACCACGTCCTCGGACTACGGGTTCTACCCGCCCAGCCATCACACCGTGCCCACCTGCTTCTACCCCAGGAACCAGGCCTTCTCCGGGGCCCTCGCTAAAGCGGGAATGTACAGAAACTTCTCGCTCAATGTCTGA